In a genomic window of Magnolia sinica isolate HGM2019 chromosome 14, MsV1, whole genome shotgun sequence:
- the LOC131224744 gene encoding glycerol-3-phosphate 2-O-acyltransferase 4-like isoform X1, producing MPPCVPNNSSMASCSPIFQEIQTVVADLDGGLLISPNPFPYFMLIAIEAGSLLRGLLLLLLSPLIHLLYTFVSEPTAIQLMIFISMFGLKIRDIRTTARAVLPRFYAADVREDSRQAFSGMYGRRIVVTSIPTVMVEPFATDFLGADRVLGTEIDVHPKSLRATGFVKTPGVLAGRWKKSAIKQEFGEESPDLGIGCGASDHDFVSLCKEGYIVHPDNSSAIPVNPDDLNLRLIFHDGLLVQRPTYLNAIITYLWNPLGFILAIIRIFFLVPLPLSIMHRLSSFFGLKLITRGLPPPPPSSGPPGFLYVCNHRTAIDPLVISVALKRKISCVTYSLGHFSELMSPIRTFRLSRDRGTVTARISALLKEGDLIICPEGTTCRQPFLLRFSALFAELSDRIVPVAVNIRQGMFFGSTARGWKSMDPFLLFMNPRPTFEITFLDPMPTEMTCTGGRPSIDVANHVQRMLGCTLGFECTTLTRKDKYMMLAGHAGVVDHSSKMEPTKSQ from the exons ATGCCCCCCTGCGTCCCCAACAACTCCTCCATGGCCTCCTGCAGTCCCATCTTCCAAGAAATCCAGACCGTTGTAGCTGATCTTGATGGCGGTCTCCTCATCTCTCCGAATCCCTTCCCTTATTTCATGCTCATCGCCATCGAGGCCGGCAGCCTCCTTCgcggcctcctcctcctcctcctctctcctctcatCCACCTACTCTACACGTTCGTATCCGAACCAACAGCAATCCAGCTCATGATCTTCATATCCATGTTTGGATTGAAGATCCGAGACATTAGGACGACCGCACGTGCCGTCCTGCCAAGATTCTATGCGGCGGATGTCCGCGAAGACAGCCGGCAGGCATTCAGTGGCATGTACGGTAGGAGGATTGTTGTGACATCGATCCCGACGGTCATGGTTGAGCCATTCGCGACGGACTTTCTTGGTGCTGATAGAGTGCTGGGAACAGAGATCGACGTACATCCTAAGTCTTTGCGGGCTACGGGGTTCGTTAAAACTCCAGGTGTGTTGGCGGGAAGATGGAAGAAGTCGGCAATTAAGCAAGAGTTCGGCGAGGAATCCCCGGATTTGGGGATTGGATGTGGAGCGTCTGATCATGATTTTGTGTCCCTATGCAAG GAGGGCTACATTGTGCACCCGGACAACAGTTCAGCCATTCCTGTCAATCCAGACGACCTCAATCTCCGTCTCATCTTTCACGATGGCCTTCTAGTTCAAAGGCCCACCTATCTCAACGCCATCATCACCTACCTATGGAATCCCCTCGGTTTCATCCTAGCCATCATCCGAATCTTTTTCCTAGTACCACTTCCCCTATCCATCATGCACCGTTTATCCAGCTTCTTTGGCCTCAAGCTTATAACCCGCGGCCTACCTCCACCACCACCCTCCTCAGGCCCTCCTGGCTTTCTCTATGTTTGCAATCACCGCACAGCCATCGATCCTCTCGTCATCTCAGTTGCCCTCAAACGCAAGATTTCATGTGTAACTTACAGTCTAGGCCATTTCTCTGAGCTCATGTCCCCCATACGCACGTTCCGATTATCACGTGATCGTGGAACTGTCACTGCTCGCATCTCAGCTCTCCTCAAAGAAGGCGATCTCATCATTTGCCCTGAGGGTACCACATGCCGTCAACCCTTCTTGCTTCGCTTCAGCGCCTTGTTTGCAGAACTAAGCGACCGGATCGTGCCGGTGGCAGTCAACATCAGGCAGGGCATGTTCTTTGGATCGACAGCCAGGGGATGGAAGTCCATGGACCCGTTCTTATTGTTCATGAACCCTAGACCTACGTTTGAGATCACGTTCCTGGACCCGATGCCAACCGAGATGACGTGTACGGGTGGAAGGCCATCGATCGACGTGGCGAATCATGTGCAGAGGATGTTGGGTTGCACACTAGGGTTTGAGTGCACCACACTGACTAGGAAGGATAAGTACATGATGCTAGCGGGCCATGCTGGAGTGGTGGACCATTCATCTAAAATGGAGCCCACCAAGAGCCAGTGA
- the LOC131224744 gene encoding glycerol-3-phosphate 2-O-acyltransferase 4-like isoform X2 — MPPCVPNNSSMASCSPIFQEIQTVVADLDGGLLISPNPFPYFMLIAIEAGSLLRGLLLLLLSPLIHLLYTFVSEPTAIQLMIFISMFGLKIRDIRTTARAVLPRFYAADVREDSRQAFSGMYGRRIVVTSIPTVMVEPFATDFLGADRVLGTEIDVHPKSLRATGFVKTPGVLAGRWKKSAIKQEFGEESPDLGIGCGASDHDFVSLCKEGYIVHPDNSAVPVNPDHLNLRLIFHDGRLVQRPTYLNAIINYLWIPLGFILAIIRIFFLVPLPLSIMPRLSSFFGLKLITRGLPPPPPSSGSPGFLYVCNHRTAIDPLVISVALKRKISCVTYSLGHFSELMSPIRTFRLSRDRATDTARISALLKEGDLIICPEGTTCRQPFLLRFSALFAELSDRIVPVAVNIRQGMFFGSTARGWESMDPFFLFMNPRPTFEITFLDPMPTEMTCTGGRPSIDVANHVQRMLGCTLGFESTTLTRKDKYMMLTGHAGVVDHSSKMEPTKSQ, encoded by the exons ATGCCCCCCTGCGTCCCCAACAACTCCTCCATGGCCTCCTGCAGTCCCATCTTCCAAGAAATCCAGACCGTTGTAGCTGATCTTGATGGCGGTCTCCTCATCTCTCCGAATCCCTTCCCTTATTTCATGCTCATCGCCATCGAGGCCGGCAGCCTCCTTCgcggcctcctcctcctcctcctctctcctctcatCCACCTACTCTACACGTTCGTATCCGAACCAACAGCAATCCAGCTCATGATCTTCATATCCATGTTTGGATTGAAGATCCGAGACATTAGGACGACCGCACGTGCCGTCCTGCCAAGATTCTATGCGGCGGATGTCCGCGAAGACAGCCGGCAGGCATTCAGTGGCATGTACGGTAGGAGGATTGTTGTGACATCGATCCCGACGGTCATGGTTGAGCCATTCGCGACGGACTTTCTTGGTGCTGATAGAGTGCTGGGAACAGAGATCGACGTACATCCTAAGTCTTTGCGGGCTACGGGGTTCGTTAAAACTCCAGGTGTGTTGGCGGGAAGATGGAAGAAGTCGGCAATTAAGCAAGAGTTCGGCGAGGAATCCCCGGATTTGGGGATTGGATGTGGAGCGTCTGATCATGATTTTGTGTCCCTATGCAAG GAGGGCTACATTGTGCACCCGGACAATTCAGCCGTCCCTGTCAATCCAGACCACCTCAATCTCCGTCTCATCTTCCACGATGGCCGCCTAGTTCAAAGGCCCACCTATCTCAACGCCATCATCAACTACCTATGGATTCCCCTCGGTTTCATCCTAGCCATCATCCGAATCTTTTTCCTAGTACCACTTCCCCTATCCATCATGCCCCGTTTATCCAGCTTCTTCGGCCTCAAGCTTATAACCCGCGGCCTACCTCCACCACCACCCTCCTCAGGCTCTCCTGGCTTTCTCTATGTATGCAATCACCGCACAGCAATCGATCCTCTCGTCATCTCAGTTGCCCTCAAACGCAAGATTTCATGTGTAACTTACAGCCTAGGCCATTTCTCTGAGCTCATGTCCCCCATACGTACGTTCCGATTATCACGTGATCGTGCAACTGACACTGCTCGCATCTCAGCTCTCCTCAAAGAAGGCGATCTCATCATTTGCCCTGAGGGTACCACATGCCGTCAACCCTTCTTGCTTCGCTTCAGCGCCTTGTTTGCAGAACTAAGCGACCGGATCGTGCCGGTGGCAGTCAACATCAGGCAGGGCATGTTCTTTGGATCGACAGCCAGGGGATGGGAGTCCATGGACCCGTTCTTCTTGTTCATGAACCCTAGACCTACGTTTGAGATCACGTTCCTGGACCCGATGCCAACCGAGATGACGTGTACTGGTGGAAGGCCATCGATCGACGTGGCGAATCATGTGCAGAGGATGTTGGGTTGCACACTAGGGTTTGAGTCCACCACATTGACTAGGAAGGATAAGTACATGATGCTAACGGGCCATGCTGGAGTGGTGGACCATTCATCTAAAATGGAGCCCACCAAGAGTCAGTGA
- the LOC131224745 gene encoding uncharacterized protein LOC131224745 has protein sequence MRNRMECACSTGKGNQRCSWLSHLPPVKFSSISWTHGNKGFFILVIRLRRKGNNWMLRQRPTLTLIMRSIIISWVQINHKLFCAGRIQTTQNGHFQLKSPRTER, from the exons ATGCGGAATCGAATGGAATGTGCCTGTAGCACTGGGAAAGGCAATCAAAGATGCTCCTGGCTCTCACATTTACCTCCt GTCAAGTTCTCGTCTATTAGCTGGACTCACGGTAATAAAGGTTTCTTTATTCTTGTTATCCGGCTCCGAA GGAAGGGGAACAATTGGATGCTGAGACAGAGACCAACATTAACATTAATCATGAGGTCTATTATCATTTCTTGGGTACAGATCAATCACAAGCTATTTTGTGCTGGAAGGATCCAGACCACCCAAAATGGTCATTTTCAGTTGAAGTCACCGAGGACGGAAAGGTAA